A genomic stretch from Sulfobacillus thermosulfidooxidans includes:
- a CDS encoding polysaccharide deacetylase family protein, with protein sequence MWIKVISLRSPTAKLVSLMAIFFASILIFKTPAPSSVPVNASIPGPVYRVITSERAMALTINVVWGTEYVPKLLDVLMHYHVKATFMVGGVWAKNHPQLVQEMVRDGMQVGNHGWAHGHPANMSVAENLTDIAKTNDAVKHAANVVPTVYAPPYGELGTAVLTAAAELHMPVIMWTIDTIDWRPSSDVPYMVNKVLQKAQPGAIVLMHPTNRTVDALGQIIQGLQSQGYRLVTISTLLKMGTPTGDG encoded by the coding sequence ATGTGGATTAAAGTCATATCCTTGCGCTCCCCTACAGCCAAATTGGTATCCTTGATGGCCATTTTCTTTGCTAGTATCCTGATTTTTAAAACTCCCGCTCCTTCGAGTGTGCCTGTCAACGCGTCCATTCCTGGTCCCGTGTACCGGGTAATAACGTCTGAGCGGGCCATGGCGCTCACCATTAATGTGGTGTGGGGAACTGAGTATGTTCCGAAACTGCTGGACGTGTTAATGCACTATCATGTCAAGGCGACATTTATGGTCGGAGGGGTTTGGGCCAAAAATCACCCGCAGCTCGTACAGGAAATGGTTCGTGACGGCATGCAAGTCGGCAATCACGGTTGGGCTCATGGTCATCCAGCCAATATGTCGGTGGCAGAAAATCTCACCGATATTGCCAAAACTAATGACGCAGTGAAACACGCTGCCAACGTCGTGCCCACCGTTTATGCCCCGCCTTATGGCGAACTAGGGACAGCGGTGTTAACGGCAGCAGCCGAACTGCACATGCCAGTGATTATGTGGACAATCGATACGATTGATTGGCGACCATCCTCGGATGTGCCTTATATGGTTAACAAGGTTTTGCAAAAGGCACAGCCCGGGGCTATCGTGTTGATGCATCCAACGAACCGTACTGTAGACGCTTTGGGACAGATTATCCAGGGCTTGCAAAGTCAAGGATATCGTCTAGTGACAATATCGACATTACTAAAAATGGGCACTCCCACGGGTGACGGTTAA
- a CDS encoding aspartate-semialdehyde dehydrogenase, with product MKGVRVAILGATGLVGQKILEILAEREFPVKSLTALATEGHGRTVQFRGEEVPVRGVESMDWSSVDVAFFAASTEASRTYAPIATAHGVTVVDKSSYFRMDPLVPLVVPEVNIDAVGDARLIASPNCSTIQMVVALEPIRREYGLKRVIVSTYQAVSGTGREAMETLTKETHEVLEHQKVIPTTYPTPIAFNVLPYCDKFGDDDYTGEEWKLTRETQKIFRMSLPVSATAVRVPVYISHAESVYIETEKSFELSQVRELLARSPGLRVVDDPSQGLVPIPLDAADQDLVLVGRIRRDLFVDNGLHMFVVADNLRKGAATNAIQIVESLMSRWA from the coding sequence GTGAAAGGCGTGCGGGTCGCAATTTTGGGAGCAACGGGTCTAGTGGGACAAAAAATCTTGGAAATTCTTGCGGAGCGAGAGTTTCCAGTGAAAAGCCTGACGGCTCTTGCTACGGAAGGCCATGGAAGAACCGTCCAGTTTCGCGGCGAGGAGGTACCCGTTCGCGGTGTAGAATCGATGGATTGGTCAAGCGTTGACGTGGCTTTTTTTGCGGCGAGTACTGAGGCCAGTCGCACCTATGCTCCCATAGCTACGGCCCATGGGGTCACAGTTGTAGACAAGTCGAGTTATTTTCGTATGGATCCCTTAGTGCCCTTGGTGGTGCCAGAAGTCAATATTGATGCCGTGGGTGATGCCCGGCTTATTGCCTCACCCAATTGCTCAACGATTCAAATGGTGGTGGCATTAGAACCTATTCGTCGTGAATATGGCTTGAAACGCGTGATTGTATCAACATATCAAGCCGTTTCCGGAACAGGACGCGAAGCCATGGAGACGTTGACCAAAGAAACCCATGAGGTGCTCGAACACCAAAAGGTTATTCCGACAACCTATCCCACGCCCATCGCGTTTAACGTGTTGCCCTATTGTGACAAGTTTGGTGATGACGACTATACCGGCGAGGAATGGAAATTGACGCGGGAGACACAAAAGATTTTTCGCATGTCTCTTCCCGTCAGTGCCACCGCAGTGAGAGTGCCCGTCTATATCTCACACGCGGAATCCGTGTACATTGAAACGGAAAAATCATTTGAGCTTTCTCAGGTTCGTGAACTTTTGGCGCGTTCTCCGGGACTTCGTGTTGTTGATGATCCCTCTCAGGGTCTGGTCCCGATCCCCTTGGATGCGGCTGATCAAGATTTAGTATTGGTTGGGCGCATACGCCGCGATTTGTTTGTCGACAATGGGCTGCACATGTTTGTGGTAGCCGATAACCTTCGCAAAGGTGCGGCGACCAATGCAATTCAAATCGTGGAATCTCTTATGTCACGATGGGCATAG
- the rpsO gene encoding 30S ribosomal protein S15, which produces MALEAKEKQAIIAANRLHESDTGSPEVQVALLTQRIAELTEHLKVHKKDHHSRRGLLTMVGHRRALLNYLRKTDSARYHALIERLGLRR; this is translated from the coding sequence ATGGCCCTAGAAGCAAAAGAAAAGCAGGCCATCATTGCGGCTAACCGGCTGCATGAATCGGACACGGGGTCGCCAGAGGTTCAAGTGGCGCTGTTAACTCAGCGCATTGCGGAACTCACTGAGCACTTGAAGGTACACAAAAAGGACCATCATTCCCGTCGCGGTCTACTGACAATGGTCGGGCACCGTCGGGCGCTATTGAATTACCTGCGAAAAACTGACAGCGCACGGTATCATGCTCTGATAGAACGGTTGGGATTGCGTCGATAG
- a CDS encoding dipicolinate synthase subunit DpsA: MSTQVVVAGGDARDVWLCRFLEDQGFVVKSFGFHVDNVEPFHLGDRAPHIFIGPMTGIRGDGSMTTMDGQVTLTLDILSAMGEGAVLAAGLIASPVKEKAQDLGLKTIEYRNQTTFMWLNAVPTAEGAIKSAIGRSGFTLYHRPIAILGFGRVGSILALRLQAYGAIVEIFDRSVEKRAMASAMGFPVHPLDPRWCPPVDGVFNTIPAPVLTSEWAEATDPAWIIDLASKPGGLHPEVANSPAVLSRYESYLGVPGHIAPRRAAEIIWETLAFILQDKADRVTHPRRGSAI, encoded by the coding sequence GTGTCAACACAAGTAGTCGTGGCTGGTGGAGATGCTCGCGACGTATGGTTATGCCGCTTTTTAGAGGATCAAGGATTTGTCGTTAAATCCTTTGGTTTTCATGTTGATAATGTTGAACCATTTCATCTTGGTGATAGAGCACCCCATATTTTCATTGGGCCGATGACGGGAATTCGCGGTGACGGCTCCATGACAACGATGGACGGTCAGGTCACCCTAACACTGGACATTCTGAGCGCGATGGGGGAAGGAGCCGTTTTAGCGGCTGGGCTAATAGCTTCACCCGTCAAAGAAAAAGCGCAGGATTTGGGGCTTAAGACAATAGAATATCGCAATCAAACGACGTTTATGTGGTTGAATGCGGTTCCAACAGCAGAAGGCGCAATTAAATCGGCAATCGGACGGTCCGGATTTACGTTATATCACCGACCCATTGCGATTTTGGGCTTTGGGCGCGTCGGTTCCATATTGGCTTTACGTCTTCAGGCGTATGGTGCCATTGTCGAAATTTTTGACCGTTCAGTCGAAAAACGGGCGATGGCTTCAGCCATGGGTTTTCCCGTCCATCCCTTGGACCCTCGCTGGTGCCCTCCCGTCGATGGGGTGTTTAATACCATTCCCGCCCCTGTTTTGACCAGTGAATGGGCGGAAGCGACAGATCCGGCGTGGATTATTGACCTCGCATCTAAACCGGGGGGCTTACATCCGGAAGTGGCAAATAGCCCCGCAGTTTTGTCCCGCTACGAATCGTATTTGGGAGTACCAGGCCACATTGCACCTCGAAGAGCGGCTGAAATCATTTGGGAGACATTGGCATTTATTTTGCAAGACAAGGCTGATCGGGTCACGCATCCGAGGAGGGGGTCAGCGATATGA
- a CDS encoding YlmC/YmxH family sporulation protein — protein sequence MRFSELASKEIINLSNGSRLGPLGDTDLEIDPENGAIQAILVPPRGRFGRQIQQPTQIPWRSIRRIGPEVMIVDLDDDLSAPADS from the coding sequence ATGCGTTTCAGTGAATTGGCCTCAAAAGAAATTATTAACTTGTCCAATGGCAGTCGGTTAGGACCATTAGGAGACACGGATTTGGAAATTGATCCCGAAAATGGTGCAATCCAGGCGATTTTGGTCCCGCCGCGGGGACGTTTTGGTCGTCAAATCCAGCAACCCACGCAAATTCCCTGGCGATCCATTAGACGCATTGGGCCCGAAGTCATGATTGTTGATTTAGATGATGATCTTTCTGCTCCCGCAGATTCGTAA
- a CDS encoding dipicolinate synthase subunit B — MSEKELAGIKIGVAMAASHCNMHRAVATMRILVEHGAIVTPIVSPSILHVSTRFGSPDYWKDEITKATDQPILTTIPEVEPSGPKHWFDIVVVMPCTGNTLAKIANAINDSPVTMTVKAQLRNGGPVLLAITSNDLLGMNAMNLGRLLSARNIYFVPFGQDDPIRKPRSLDAHLELIIPSIQAALKHEQVQPILVPWDR, encoded by the coding sequence ATGAGCGAAAAAGAACTAGCCGGCATAAAAATTGGTGTGGCAATGGCCGCTTCCCATTGCAATATGCATCGCGCTGTCGCTACAATGAGAATATTGGTTGAGCACGGAGCAATTGTGACACCCATTGTGTCGCCATCAATATTACATGTTTCGACCCGGTTCGGGTCTCCGGATTACTGGAAAGACGAAATTACGAAGGCAACAGATCAGCCAATTTTGACGACAATTCCGGAAGTAGAACCCAGTGGACCGAAACATTGGTTTGATATTGTGGTGGTCATGCCATGTACAGGAAATACGTTGGCCAAAATTGCCAATGCCATCAATGATTCACCTGTCACGATGACCGTTAAGGCACAATTGCGCAATGGGGGTCCTGTTTTATTGGCCATCACGTCCAATGACCTTTTGGGGATGAATGCGATGAATTTGGGGAGGCTCCTCAGTGCACGCAACATCTATTTTGTACCATTTGGGCAGGATGATCCAATACGCAAGCCGCGCTCATTGGACGCACATTTAGAACTCATCATCCCATCTATTCAGGCCGCATTGAAACACGAACAAGTGCAGCCCATTTTAGTGCCATGGGATCGATAA
- the dapG gene encoding aspartate kinase has translation MAIVIQKFGGTSVRDASRRDVVAKWVVKAIAAGDQVVVVVSAMGRRGDPYATDTLLDLITEADLTPAPERDLLLSCGEIISAVVLASHLRRQDIPVKVLTGGEAGIITDNNFGDARILEVQPKVLQNLLEDGIVPVVAGFQGRTVDGEVTTLGRGGSDTTAVALGAALHAAVVDIFTDVDGIKTADPRIVPDARTISQLDYDEIFQLANLGARVIHPRAVEIGRQFAVPIRVRSTFSESQGTLIAPGQGTLDPWGHRDPDHAVTGITQLDHLMQFRVTPPSAMHKDWAYHLFMSLGENGVSVDLINLFPDQVYFCVPPEKTQITEQTLKDIGFGYEAYDDRAKVSIVGSAIQGLPGVVGRVMAAMAQSQIEILQSADSHSTITLLLHRRNMEKAVAALHKQFHLDEEVPKT, from the coding sequence GTGGCAATCGTTATACAGAAATTCGGTGGGACATCAGTTCGTGATGCCAGCCGCCGCGATGTGGTCGCCAAATGGGTAGTCAAAGCGATTGCAGCGGGCGACCAGGTTGTGGTGGTCGTATCAGCCATGGGACGACGCGGAGACCCCTATGCGACAGACACGTTGCTCGACTTAATCACCGAGGCAGATCTCACCCCAGCCCCGGAACGCGACTTGTTGTTGTCCTGTGGGGAAATTATTAGTGCTGTCGTTCTAGCTTCTCATCTCCGTCGTCAAGACATTCCTGTGAAAGTCTTGACCGGTGGAGAAGCGGGCATTATTACTGACAATAATTTTGGCGATGCTCGAATTTTGGAGGTGCAGCCTAAAGTCTTGCAGAATCTTCTGGAAGACGGCATTGTTCCTGTGGTAGCAGGTTTTCAAGGGCGGACTGTGGATGGAGAAGTGACCACGTTAGGACGAGGGGGGTCGGATACCACTGCCGTGGCACTTGGCGCGGCCCTGCATGCTGCAGTTGTTGACATTTTCACTGATGTTGACGGTATTAAAACCGCTGATCCGCGAATTGTTCCTGACGCCCGGACGATTTCACAATTGGATTATGATGAAATTTTTCAGCTGGCTAACTTAGGTGCGCGGGTCATTCATCCCCGAGCTGTGGAGATTGGACGGCAATTTGCCGTGCCTATTCGCGTTCGGTCGACGTTTTCTGAATCCCAGGGAACACTTATCGCTCCGGGACAGGGAACCTTAGATCCGTGGGGACATCGCGATCCCGATCATGCTGTGACGGGTATTACCCAATTAGATCATTTGATGCAATTTCGGGTCACACCGCCTTCAGCTATGCACAAAGATTGGGCATATCATCTATTTATGTCATTAGGGGAAAACGGAGTCTCGGTGGATTTGATCAATTTGTTTCCTGACCAAGTTTACTTTTGTGTTCCCCCTGAGAAAACTCAGATTACCGAGCAGACCCTAAAGGATATTGGGTTTGGCTATGAAGCATATGATGACCGCGCTAAGGTTTCCATTGTTGGTTCAGCGATTCAAGGATTGCCAGGAGTTGTTGGCCGCGTGATGGCTGCCATGGCACAGTCTCAGATTGAAATATTGCAATCGGCCGATTCACA
- a CDS encoding deoxyribonuclease IV, whose protein sequence is MIVLGGQLSTAKGLDYAIFHAAQYGLGTLQIFSRSPVGGQSKPLPKTGTVTGWLEQAHIRPFFVHAPYFVNPAATDPQMKNRARVVLSEEMIRVKRLHGDYLILHPGHQQETSVEESLEALSQTIRYMLKKPGFVLIENAAGQGREIGASLDDLARLFSHLRRLRRIGFLLDTAHAMAFGYALTTADDVSRFFEQLDQKIGLERVKGIHLNDNMYPVGVKRDRHAHLLTGQMRPEGLQQLLSLADEKHWPVILETPGKDMAARSQDLAVITQLMDIGQK, encoded by the coding sequence ATGATAGTTCTTGGCGGCCAGCTGTCGACAGCCAAAGGTCTTGATTATGCCATTTTTCATGCTGCGCAGTACGGACTTGGCACGCTACAGATTTTTTCAAGAAGTCCGGTGGGAGGACAAAGTAAACCACTTCCCAAAACGGGGACGGTAACGGGCTGGTTGGAGCAGGCCCACATCCGCCCGTTTTTTGTTCATGCCCCTTATTTTGTCAATCCGGCGGCAACGGATCCCCAGATGAAAAACCGCGCACGGGTTGTTTTGAGCGAAGAGATGATTCGGGTGAAACGTCTGCATGGTGACTATTTGATTCTTCATCCTGGTCATCAACAAGAGACTTCTGTCGAGGAATCTTTAGAAGCCCTTAGTCAAACGATTCGCTACATGCTCAAAAAGCCAGGATTTGTCTTAATTGAGAATGCTGCTGGCCAAGGCCGGGAAATTGGTGCCAGTTTAGATGATCTGGCCCGTTTGTTTTCTCACTTAAGACGCCTGCGTCGGATTGGATTTCTTCTGGATACAGCCCATGCCATGGCTTTTGGCTATGCCCTCACGACAGCGGATGATGTTTCGAGATTTTTTGAGCAACTCGATCAAAAAATTGGATTGGAACGGGTAAAAGGCATTCATTTAAATGACAATATGTACCCAGTAGGCGTAAAGCGGGATCGCCATGCCCATTTACTCACCGGCCAGATGCGTCCAGAAGGTTTACAGCAACTTTTATCACTGGCGGATGAAAAACATTGGCCAGTCATATTAGAAACACCGGGGAAAGACATGGCCGCGCGAAGCCAAGATCTTGCGGTGATTACGCAACTTATGGATATTGGGCAGAAATGA
- a CDS encoding general stress protein — protein MEKTVVGAFKNHDDAEKTVDELKKRGVPEKDISLVARHDGHTQAGHPDSDMHNLSSGIGWGGTLGGVTGLLAGVGALAIPGVGPIIAAGPLAATLTGAVAGGLAGALMDYGIPSNESHEYETRLKEGDVLLMVRADAPEVDKAKKLFQEHGATDIHVH, from the coding sequence GTGGAGAAAACTGTCGTGGGTGCATTTAAAAACCATGATGATGCTGAAAAAACCGTCGATGAATTAAAGAAACGCGGCGTTCCGGAGAAAGATATTTCTTTGGTAGCCCGCCATGATGGCCATACACAAGCTGGTCATCCGGACAGTGACATGCACAATCTGTCAAGTGGGATTGGCTGGGGCGGAACCTTGGGTGGAGTTACCGGCCTTTTGGCCGGTGTCGGTGCCTTGGCAATACCTGGGGTTGGCCCCATTATTGCGGCAGGACCTTTGGCTGCTACGCTGACAGGGGCTGTCGCAGGCGGGCTTGCGGGTGCTTTGATGGATTATGGCATTCCGAGCAACGAAAGCCACGAATATGAGACCCGCTTAAAAGAGGGGGATGTGCTTTTAATGGTGCGAGCTGATGCACCTGAAGTAGACAAAGCCAAAAAACTCTTCCAAGAGCATGGCGCTACTGACATTCACGTCCACTAA
- a CDS encoding polyribonucleotide nucleotidyltransferase — translation MEAITTDFLVGGRTLTLETGKMARQANGSVVVRYGDTVVLVTVVSSREPKENYDFFPLTVDVEERLYAVGKIPGGYIKREGRPSESAILAARLTDRPIRPLFPEGLRNEVHVVVSILSVDYDHSPEICGMIGVSAALSISDIPFDGPIGAVQVGYVDGQFIINPTAEQEKKSDLKLMIAGTYDAILMIEAGANIVPESVMLDAILFGHEEIRRIIEGVRRFQEIAGKPKADYPLFLPSPELMAATRELAWDKLLEAMRNTDKQQRGADIEQVNKEITQMLLERFPEEEAMIATSLKKVLKEVVRHAIIHDGIRPDGRAFDEIRPISIEVGVLPRVHGTGLFTRGQTQALTAMTLGPLSDQQMLDGIGVEESRRYMHHYNFPPFATGEAGPMRGPNRRAIGHGALAGRALEPVIPSEEEFPYTLRLVSDILESNGSSSMASVCGSTLALMDGGVPISAPVAGIAMGLVKNEEGMVILTDIQGLEDALGDMDFKVAGTREGVTAIQMDIKIHGLDRQILETALQQAKKARLQILDMIEAVIPEPRKELSLHAPRILTMTIDPDKIRDVIGPGGKTINKIIESTKVGDKKVDIDIQDDGTIYIAAINQDVARRVQKMIEDLTRSVQVGEVFEGRVTRIMNFGAFVEILPGKEGLVHISQLSYNRVNKVEDVVSVGDMLTVKVIEIDSAGRINLSHKDTLPVPEGYEPPKPRSSHERERTSSHRSSSHGIPKRDSAK, via the coding sequence ATGGAGGCTATCACTACCGACTTTTTGGTAGGCGGCCGCACTTTGACACTGGAAACCGGAAAAATGGCCCGACAAGCCAATGGTTCGGTGGTTGTCCGGTACGGAGATACCGTCGTGCTCGTGACCGTTGTCTCGTCGCGAGAACCCAAAGAAAACTATGATTTTTTTCCGTTAACGGTCGACGTGGAAGAACGTCTTTATGCCGTTGGCAAGATCCCTGGAGGATACATCAAACGCGAAGGTAGGCCCAGTGAGTCGGCCATTTTGGCGGCACGACTGACTGACCGGCCGATTCGCCCGTTGTTTCCGGAAGGATTGCGCAATGAAGTGCATGTGGTCGTGAGTATATTATCCGTGGATTATGATCATTCCCCAGAAATTTGTGGAATGATCGGAGTTTCTGCGGCATTAAGCATTTCTGACATCCCATTTGACGGGCCGATTGGGGCTGTTCAGGTTGGCTATGTCGATGGTCAATTTATTATTAATCCCACGGCTGAACAGGAAAAGAAAAGCGATCTGAAACTGATGATTGCTGGTACCTATGACGCGATTTTGATGATTGAGGCCGGGGCCAATATTGTTCCCGAATCGGTCATGCTAGATGCTATACTCTTTGGACACGAGGAAATTCGGCGCATTATTGAAGGAGTTCGCCGGTTTCAAGAGATTGCTGGTAAACCCAAAGCAGATTATCCGTTGTTCCTGCCTTCTCCCGAATTGATGGCCGCAACCAGAGAACTGGCATGGGACAAGCTACTTGAAGCCATGCGCAATACCGATAAACAGCAGCGCGGTGCTGATATCGAACAAGTCAACAAAGAAATTACTCAAATGCTTTTGGAACGGTTTCCTGAAGAAGAGGCGATGATTGCCACAAGCCTCAAGAAAGTGCTGAAAGAGGTTGTGCGCCATGCCATCATTCATGACGGCATTCGTCCCGACGGCAGGGCATTTGATGAAATCCGGCCGATTTCGATTGAAGTTGGCGTCTTGCCACGCGTGCATGGTACTGGTCTCTTTACTCGTGGGCAAACCCAAGCCTTAACGGCAATGACCTTGGGGCCGTTATCTGATCAGCAAATGTTGGATGGTATTGGTGTCGAAGAATCGCGCCGGTACATGCATCACTACAATTTTCCGCCGTTTGCCACTGGGGAAGCTGGGCCGATGCGCGGACCGAACCGACGCGCCATTGGTCATGGAGCTTTGGCCGGTCGGGCTTTGGAACCAGTGATCCCTTCGGAGGAAGAGTTTCCTTACACGTTAAGATTGGTGTCGGATATCTTAGAATCGAACGGTTCGAGCTCAATGGCGTCGGTATGTGGAAGCACTCTGGCGCTAATGGATGGCGGTGTGCCCATATCGGCTCCTGTAGCCGGTATTGCCATGGGTTTGGTGAAGAATGAGGAAGGCATGGTGATTTTAACCGATATTCAAGGGTTAGAAGATGCGTTGGGTGATATGGACTTCAAAGTGGCAGGTACACGGGAAGGCGTCACGGCTATCCAGATGGATATAAAAATCCACGGACTCGACCGTCAAATTCTTGAGACAGCCCTGCAACAAGCCAAGAAAGCGCGACTGCAGATTCTTGATATGATTGAGGCGGTCATTCCCGAACCCCGCAAAGAATTATCCCTGCACGCACCCCGCATTTTAACCATGACCATTGATCCGGATAAAATCCGTGATGTCATTGGACCAGGTGGTAAAACGATTAATAAGATTATTGAGAGCACCAAAGTCGGCGATAAGAAAGTCGATATTGATATTCAAGATGACGGGACGATTTACATTGCTGCCATTAATCAAGATGTGGCTCGACGCGTCCAAAAAATGATCGAAGATCTCACGCGCAGTGTGCAAGTTGGCGAGGTGTTTGAAGGCCGGGTGACACGGATTATGAATTTCGGTGCGTTTGTCGAAATTCTCCCGGGTAAAGAAGGGCTCGTGCACATTTCACAACTTTCGTATAACCGGGTCAACAAGGTCGAAGATGTTGTATCGGTAGGCGATATGTTGACAGTGAAAGTGATTGAGATTGATAGCGCAGGACGGATTAACTTGTCGCATAAAGACACCTTGCCCGTCCCGGAAGGCTATGAACCGCCGAAACCGCGGTCGAGTCACGAGCGTGAACGCACATCGTCACATCGGTCATCATCCCACGGAATACCAAAGCGTGATTCCGCCAAATGA
- a CDS encoding M16 family metallopeptidase translates to MASSQDGQNARAMKGRRTAINYLTTLPSGMSVIWDDYGSLGTTAIAFYVRAGSRDEHGHQYGAAHFLEHAVFKGAGPWSARDIANLQDQLGGEINAFTTRDYTVYYAKVLASKAPQALHLLWTLISDPWLDDNDISKERQVILEELLEAQDDLEDRSGELYMAALFPDPDFHHDVLGTKESLMHFDARQLRNFYHQFYFPSNIVLVLSGEGVDALREQVQEYQWPLRPQGLPTPRKPLVVMPRIQLLRQAGEQVHLTMGVPAPPLGHVEYDAALILSTILAGQNSSRLWQRLREDEGLVYTVSSSYSALKDWAELSIYMALSPRSVPRALEAVREEIQLLMHEPPSLEEREWALTQAETSMAFAMETPDGRMMRLGPYGLYGWVPLDPKERLAQLERVTCPDITALAQHLFSQNPWALAACGPIGSIEQVLEGGFSA, encoded by the coding sequence TTGGCGTCTTCACAGGATGGCCAAAATGCTCGAGCAATGAAAGGCAGGAGAACAGCAATAAATTATTTAACCACGTTGCCTTCGGGAATGTCGGTGATCTGGGATGACTATGGATCGTTGGGCACAACGGCTATCGCGTTTTACGTGAGAGCGGGATCTCGTGATGAACATGGCCATCAATATGGGGCGGCTCACTTTTTGGAACATGCGGTGTTTAAAGGGGCGGGTCCCTGGTCAGCGCGGGATATCGCGAACTTGCAAGATCAGCTGGGTGGTGAAATTAATGCTTTTACGACACGTGATTACACAGTCTATTATGCGAAAGTCTTGGCGTCGAAAGCCCCTCAAGCATTGCATTTATTATGGACATTAATTAGCGATCCGTGGCTAGACGATAACGATATTAGTAAGGAACGGCAGGTCATTTTGGAAGAATTACTCGAAGCCCAGGACGACTTGGAAGATCGGTCTGGAGAATTATATATGGCTGCGCTATTCCCTGACCCGGATTTTCATCACGATGTGTTGGGAACCAAAGAGAGTTTAATGCACTTTGATGCTCGCCAACTGCGAAATTTTTATCATCAGTTTTATTTCCCCAGCAATATTGTTTTAGTGTTGAGTGGGGAAGGCGTCGATGCCTTACGAGAACAGGTGCAAGAATATCAGTGGCCGCTGCGTCCACAAGGGTTACCGACCCCCAGAAAACCTTTGGTGGTGATGCCACGTATCCAGTTATTACGCCAAGCAGGGGAGCAAGTGCATTTGACCATGGGCGTTCCGGCACCGCCACTGGGTCATGTTGAATATGATGCCGCATTGATTTTGAGCACAATTTTGGCTGGACAGAATTCGTCCCGCCTTTGGCAACGGTTACGGGAAGATGAAGGGCTCGTTTACACGGTTTCATCGTCCTACTCTGCTTTGAAAGATTGGGCGGAATTATCTATTTATATGGCTCTTTCTCCGCGGTCTGTGCCCCGGGCATTAGAAGCAGTTCGTGAAGAAATTCAGTTGTTGATGCATGAACCGCCTTCTTTGGAGGAACGCGAGTGGGCTCTGACTCAAGCTGAAACCTCCATGGCGTTTGCTATGGAAACTCCGGATGGCCGAATGATGCGGCTTGGGCCTTATGGGCTTTATGGATGGGTGCCATTAGATCCCAAGGAGCGTCTAGCTCAGTTAGAACGCGTTACTTGTCCCGACATAACAGCCCTGGCCCAGCATCTATTTTCCCAAAATCCGTGGGCACTCGCAGCTTGCGGTCCCATTGGCAGCATCGAGCAGGTACTAGAAGGAGGTTTTAGCGCATAA